The genomic region ACCAGGGCGCCGATGTGCTGCGCACCTCACAGGATTTCTACGACCTGACCTGGGCCTACCTGCTGCGCTGCAAGGAACAGAACGTCATCCATACCGAGCCGTTCTTCGACCCGCAGACCCACACCGACCGGGGCATTCCCTTCGAGGTGGTGCTCAACGGCATCGCCGCCGCACTCAAGGATGGCGAGCAGCAACTGGGCATCAGCAGCGGCCTGATCCTCAGCTTCCTGCGTCACTTGAGCGAAGACGAAGCGCAGAAGACTCTGGACCAGGCCCTGCCGTTTCGTGACGCGTTCGTCGCGGTCGGGCTGGACAGCTCGGAAATGGGCCACCCGCCCAGCAAGTTCCAGCGGGTGTTCGACCGCGCACGCGCCGAAGGATTCCTCACCGTGGCCCACGCGGGTGAAGAAGGTCCACCGGAGTACATCTGGGAAGCCCTCGACCTGCTGAAAATCCAGCGGATCGACCACGGCGTCCGGGCCATCGAAGATGAGCGACTGATGCAACGCATCATCGACGAACAGATTCCGTTGACCGTCTGCCCGCTGTCGAACACCAAGCTGTGTGTATTCGACCACATGTCCCAGCACAACATCCTCGACATGCTCGAACGTGGCGTAAAGGTGACGGTGAACTCGGATGATCCGGCGTACTTCGGTGGTTATGTCACCGAGAACTTCCATGCCCTGCACACCCATCTCGGCATGACCCAGGACCAGGCCCGACGCCTGGCGCAGAACAGCCTGGATGCCCGCCTGGTCAAGCCTTGAGCGATATCAGTATCTGGCTGATATCTGTATCTCGCTGATATCGGTAGGAGCAGGGCTTGCCCGCGAAGCTTTTGGCGT from Pseudomonas asplenii harbors:
- a CDS encoding adenosine deaminase, with product MYDWLNALPKAELHLHLEGSLEPELLFALAERNKIALPWNDVDTLRQAYAFNNLQEFLDLYYQGADVLRTSQDFYDLTWAYLLRCKEQNVIHTEPFFDPQTHTDRGIPFEVVLNGIAAALKDGEQQLGISSGLILSFLRHLSEDEAQKTLDQALPFRDAFVAVGLDSSEMGHPPSKFQRVFDRARAEGFLTVAHAGEEGPPEYIWEALDLLKIQRIDHGVRAIEDERLMQRIIDEQIPLTVCPLSNTKLCVFDHMSQHNILDMLERGVKVTVNSDDPAYFGGYVTENFHALHTHLGMTQDQARRLAQNSLDARLVKP